Within the Streptomyces sp. NBC_00554 genome, the region GTGGACGCGTGGCACAACTACGCGGTGGAGTGGACCCCGACGGGCATGCGCTTCTACGTCGACGACGTGCTCGTTCAGGAGACGACGCGCAACAAGCTGGAGTCGACCCGCGGCCAGTGGGTCTTCAACCACAACCAGTACGTCATCCTCAACCTCGCCCTCGGCGGCGCCTATCCGGCGGGCTGGAACCAGGTCACCACGCCGTACTGGGGTCTGCCGCAGTCGAGCGTCGACAAGGTCGCGGCCGGGGGAGTGCAGGCCGAGATCGACTGGGTGCGCGTCGAGCAGAAGAGGTGACCCGGACCGCCGCAAGGCGGTGAAGACGGGTGCGCGCCGGGCCTCTTGACGAACGGTTGGTCCAGTCCTACCTTCCAGTCAACCGTTCAAAGACAGGGCTGAAGTTCACTCACCTGAACGTCAGCACCCCCCACTCGAGGAGCCCGGATGCTCACACGTCTTCGAACACTCGGTGTGGCCGGCGCGGTGTGCGCCTCATCGCTACTGGCCGCGCCGACCGCATTCGCCGAAGTGGAACCCGGCGGCTGGACATCCGTCTCGCCCACGTACACGGTGCAGGAGCGGGGTTGCGGCACGGTCTCCGGCCTGACGTTCACGCTCACCTGCTCCACCGCAAGCGGAGACCAGCGGGCCGAGCGGCGGTACGCCACGTACACCGGCGGCACACGGCAGTTCGAGGGCTACTTCAGGGTGGCCAGCCTCAGCGGCACCCGGATCAGCCTCAAGCAGACGTTCAACGAGTCGGCGGCGGGCCCGTACTTCATGCTCGCGGTCGAGCGCGGTGGCAGGCTCTACGCGGTCCACGGCGGCACCACGCTCTCCAGCGCGGGCACGGTCGGGGCGACGGTCCGCGTCAACACGGTTCACCAGGTGGGGACTTCGCACCGCACCTACATCAACGGCTCGCTCCAGCACACCTATGCGAGCCCGTCCGGAAGCTTCTACGACAAGTTCGGCGCCTACCGCACCGCCAGCGGCGCCGGACCGGCGACCGTCGTATGGAGCAACGTCCAGTTCTGGCGCAAGTAGCAGGCACCGTATGCGGATACCCGTACGCGTCGCAGCGCCGACAGTGCTTCTCCTGGCGCTGTCGGCCTGCCCCGCGCCACAGACGGCGGACGAGAGCGGCGAACTGCGAGCCCGCCTCACCTCACCCACGGACATCGATCTGAACTGGCAGGGGGACGACTCGGGAGTATCCGGCCAGGCGCTGGAGTTCGCGACCGAGAGGTCGGGCCCGTACACCGTTCTCCAATACCTGCCGCCGAGCACGACGACCTACCGGCACCCCGATCTGATCCCGAACACGACCTTCTTCTACCGACTCCGACCCTTCCACGGCCCGGTCTCGGCCCCGCTGACCGTCTCGCTGCCGGAGGGCGAACTGACACAAGCGGACGAGGAGTCCAGCCATGACTGGCTCCCCGCCCGCAAGGACCCGGGACGCGTCGTCCCGGGCCGGCCCCTCGGGAAATCCGGTGCGGGCGCTCCCTCCGATTTCAACGCCGTGGTCAAGCATGCGAACGGCATCCTCTTCACCTGGACGGACTGCGCGTCCGACGAAGCGGGATTCCTGCTGGAGGCCCGCAGACGGGGAAGCTCGGAATACGAGCCCCTCGTGGTCCTCGATCCCGATGTCAACTCCACGGGACTGATCACCCTGCCCGAGGAGAAACAAGCGTCCTACCGCGTACGGGCCTTCACGTACGGAGAGTTGTCGAACGTGGTCCGCCTGACCACGGGTGAATGACTCCTACGCGTTGTCGGCCCTGGACATGCGCAGGGCGAGATCCTGGAGCAGGTCGGCCGTCTTGACGTCGGTGCGTCCGGAGTCGTGGAGGTCGGCGAGTTCGGAGAAGAGGAAGGCGAAGGCGCCCACGAGCGAGATGGTGGCGGGCAGGTAGGCGTCCGCGACGGCCTGGCCGGCCTCGGCGGGTCCTGCGTCGGAGGGTACTTCGACCCTGGGGAAAACCTCCGTCACGAGCGCGCCGAGCTGGGTTTCGGTCGACTCGACCTCGGCGTCATCAGCAGCGTCGTCATCGGATTGGGCGATCCTGCGGACCATGGCGTTGGTCTCGGTGAGGACGCCGATGGCTCGCAGGATGATCTCCGTCTGTTCCATGCCGTGAGCCTAGACGGGTGATGCCCGACTGTGGCCTCGGTGTTCGGGTCGTGATGATAGACAGTGGGCGTGAACAATCTCTCCAGCTCCTGCCCGGAGCACGCCCGATGACCAGCGGCGTCGACACTCCGGACCGCCGGGGCCGCACCGGACTCGACCGGGTCGGCCGCGATCTGACCGGCAACCCGCGGATCAAGGTCCGGGACGTGACACTCCTGTCCAGCCACTGGTACGTGGAGCGCACCACGACCTTCGACTTCCAGCACGCCGACGGCACCTGGAGCACCCAGGAACGCGAAACGCACGACCGCGGCAACGGCGCCACCCTCCT harbors:
- a CDS encoding fibronectin type III domain-containing protein codes for the protein MRIPVRVAAPTVLLLALSACPAPQTADESGELRARLTSPTDIDLNWQGDDSGVSGQALEFATERSGPYTVLQYLPPSTTTYRHPDLIPNTTFFYRLRPFHGPVSAPLTVSLPEGELTQADEESSHDWLPARKDPGRVVPGRPLGKSGAGAPSDFNAVVKHANGILFTWTDCASDEAGFLLEARRRGSSEYEPLVVLDPDVNSTGLITLPEEKQASYRVRAFTYGELSNVVRLTTGE